A portion of the Salmo trutta chromosome 1, fSalTru1.1, whole genome shotgun sequence genome contains these proteins:
- the LOC115202782 gene encoding growth arrest-specific protein 7-like, protein MKPAATSPAPGDETKSVPLPQGWRCYMSPEGCRYYVNTGSKETTWERPSAAYGTPVRPPAQRNSLPEGNIKPLLT, encoded by the exons ATG AAGCCAGCGGCCACCAGCCCTGCACCGGGAGATGAGACCAAGAGTGTCCCTCTTCCCCAAGGCTGGAGATGTTACATGTCACCCGAGGGATGCAGGTACTACGTCAACACCGGCAGCAAAG AAACAACATGGGAACGGCCCTCCGCTGCTTATGGAACCCCAGTGAGACCACCGGCACAAAGGAACTCCTTACCAGAAGGTAACATCAAGCCTCTTCTGACTTAA